A window of the Trichoderma asperellum chromosome 4, complete sequence genome harbors these coding sequences:
- a CDS encoding uncharacterized protein (SECRETED:SignalP(1-32)), with protein MPRQCGGGGARHPTKHKLMLLALASWSAGVVALPAATSPDGQKVLSPIGTESASRKLNGRFLHISDFHPDELYRVHTSTEESVACHRGKGLAGSYGAEKTDCDSPFSLVNATFSWIEENLKDDIDFVIWTGDSARHDSDEQNPRHEPEILRTNRIIADKFVETFSTPQHGLSIPIIPTFGNNDFLPHNIMLPGPNKWFAAYSDIWSRFIPEEQRHSFTFGGWFYVEVIPNRLAVFSLNTMYFFDRNAGVDGCAHPSEPGYKHLDWLRVQLQILRERGVKAILMGHVPPARTESKQNWDETCWQKYTLWLKQYRDVVVGSLYGHMNIDHFLLQDVKDLTPELGLDRINARGSPDETISISSKEDYLQELRDVWADLPKSVARGLDQETRVEDDEGTAKNKGKKNKKKKKKLGKIGGKYAERYQLSLISPSVVPNYFPTLRVVEYNITGIEDTPVWRDAYDLANPPTALALPEEDTRDYENLEELLVEIVRKKGKKSKGPRKPPKDHDLIVPLDPPKSSLPGPAYAPQVFTLTGYTQYFANLTHINDDIPDLDVSGFLDINKWRKGKHDHKEPKHGKPKPREFQYEVEYSTFTDKFYKLPDLTVKSFLGLAYKMGQKDIGAKSETFDAYDEDEDSDTDEFEDGAPESMGKKDKQKNKKNKKEKNKTWLKFLSRAFVGTVPKKQLEKM; from the exons ATGCCTCGCCaatgcggcggcggcggtgctcGCCATCCAACAAAACACAAACTGATGCTGCTGGCCCTGGCATCATGGAGCGCGGGAGTCGTTGCTCTGCCTGCAGCAACCAGCCCGGACGGCCAAAAAGTCTTGAGCCCGATTGGGACTGAGTCTGCATCACGGAAATTGAACGGCCGGTTCCTGCATATCTCAG ACTTCCATCCCGACGAGCTTTATCGAGTCCACACCTCCACCGAGGAGAGCGTCGCATGCCACCGAGGAAAGGGATTAGCTGGATCGTACGGCGCCGAAAAAACCGACTGCGACTCGCCCTTTTCGCTTGTCAATGCGACCTTTTCCTGGATCGAAGAGAATCTCAAGGACGACATTGACTTCGTCATCTGGACTGGCGACTCGGCCAGGCACGACAGCGACGAGCAGAACCCGCGCCACGAGCCTGAGATTCTGAGAACAAACCGAATCATTGCCGACAAGTTTGTCGAGACTTTTTCAACACCTCAACATGGGCTTAGCATCCCCATCATTCCCACATTCGGCAACAATGACTTTCTCCCCCACAATATCATGCTGCCAGGACCCAATAAGTGGTTTGCGGCTTACAGCGATATTTGGAGCCGATTTATTCCCGAGGAGCAGCGTCATTCATTTACTTTTGGCGGCTGGTTCTACGTCGAGGTCATCCCCAATCGCTTGGCCGTCTTCAGCTTGAATACAATGTACTTTTTCGATCGAAACGCTGGTGTCGATGGCTGCGCCCATCCCTCGGAACCTGGCTACAAGCATCTGGACTGGCTGCGCGTACAGCTACAAATCCTGAGAGAGCGGGGCGTCAAGGCCATTCTCATGGGCCATGTACCACCTGCTCGGACGGAGAGCAAGCAGAATTGGGACGAGACTTGCTGGCAAAAATACACCCTGTGGCTCAAACAGTATCGTGACGTCGTTGTTGGCTCTCTCTATGGTCACATGAATATCGATCATTTCTTGCTTCAAGATGTCAAGGACCTGACCCCAGAACTGGGTCTGGACAGGATTAACGCACGTGGCTCTCCAGACGAGACAATATCGATCTCGTCCAAGGAAGACTATCTTCAGGAGCTACGAGATGTGTGGGCAGACTTGCCTAAGAGTGTTGCCAGGGGCCTGGATCAGGAAACAAGGgttgaggatgatgaagggaCAGCGAAGAACAAGGgcaaaaagaataagaagaagaagaagaagttgggCAAGATTGGTGGTAAATATGCCGAGCGATACCAGCTTTCTTTGATCAGCCCAAGTGTTGTGCCAAACTATTTTCCCACACTTCGCGTTGTGGAGTACAACATTACTGGCATCGAAGACACGCCTGTGTGGCGAGATGCATACGACCTGGCAAACCCCCCTACAGCCCTGGCACTACCGGAAGAAGACACGCGCGATTACGAAAACTTGGAAGAACTCTTAGTCGAAATTGTcaggaagaagggcaaaaagtCCAAGGGGCCCCGTAAGCCACCCAAGGACCACGATTTGATCGTTCCCCTTGATCCTCCTAAGAGCTCGCTTCCGGGCCCTGCCTATGCTCCTCAGGTGTTCACTTTAACTGGATACACCCAGTACTTTGCCAATCTTACCCACATTAACGACGATATCCCTGATCTCGATGTTAGTGGCTTTTTGGATATCAACAAATGGCGCAAGGGCAAGCATGACCACAAGGAGCCCAAGCATGGAAAGCCGAAGCCTCGCGAGTTTCAGTACGAAGTCGAGTACAGCACATTTACCGACAAGTTCTACAAGCTACCTGATTTGACAGTAAAGAGCTTCCTGGGGTTGGCTTATAAGATGGGTCAGAAGGATATTGGTGCCAAAAGCGAGACATTTGACGCatacgacgaggacgaggattcCGACACAGATGAGTTCGAAGATGGTGCTCCGGAATCGATGGGCAAGAAGGACAAgcagaagaataagaagaataagaaagaaaagaacaagactTGGCTGAAGTTTTTGAGCCGTGCTTTTGTTGGCACGGTTCCCAAAAAGCAATTGGAAAAGATGTaa